The following proteins are co-located in the Brevibacillus laterosporus DSM 25 genome:
- the cyoE gene encoding heme o synthase: MEHEVDLKESGTSFLDDMDTKQVQTEPATLSDYVQLMKPGIIFSNLLTAFAGIWLASAGFKNFHFDLTIYTLIGTSVIIGSGAVLNNYLDRDLDKRMKRTQNRALASGRIQPRNALIFGLGLLLLGLIVLFFLANPLAAVCGLVGHIFYVLIYTPMKRVSTLNTVVGSVSGAMPPLIGWAAVTGTLDLGAWTLFLIIFLWQSPHFLSLAMMKVEDYRAGGIPMLPVVRGFEETKRQMFFWGSALLPASLILFLYGNVGMLYFIVASIMGIIYLVLLFQGFSVKDDMAWAKKLFGYSLIYLTVMCAAMVISAILVHL; encoded by the coding sequence ATGGAACACGAGGTTGACTTAAAGGAGTCCGGCACCTCTTTCCTAGATGATATGGATACAAAACAAGTGCAAACTGAACCCGCAACGTTATCAGATTATGTACAATTAATGAAGCCAGGTATTATTTTTTCTAACTTACTAACTGCTTTTGCTGGTATTTGGCTTGCTTCAGCAGGATTTAAAAATTTTCATTTTGACCTTACGATTTATACGTTGATCGGAACTTCTGTAATTATTGGCTCTGGTGCTGTATTAAATAACTATCTGGATCGAGATCTGGATAAAAGAATGAAACGGACGCAAAACCGTGCCTTAGCATCAGGACGAATCCAACCACGTAATGCATTGATTTTTGGACTAGGTTTATTATTGCTTGGATTAATAGTGTTGTTCTTTCTAGCTAATCCACTGGCAGCAGTCTGTGGCTTGGTGGGTCACATTTTTTATGTGCTTATTTATACACCGATGAAGCGTGTCAGTACTTTGAATACCGTGGTAGGCAGTGTCTCAGGGGCAATGCCTCCTTTAATTGGATGGGCTGCGGTAACAGGAACGCTTGATTTGGGAGCTTGGACTTTGTTTCTAATAATTTTCTTGTGGCAATCTCCTCACTTCTTGTCATTAGCTATGATGAAAGTGGAAGATTATCGAGCGGGGGGTATCCCAATGCTCCCGGTGGTACGAGGATTTGAAGAGACCAAGCGTCAGATGTTCTTCTGGGGATCTGCCTTATTGCCGGCATCACTTATTTTATTCCTATATGGTAATGTAGGTATGTTGTATTTTATTGTCGCATCCATCATGGGAATTATTTACCTAGTACTTCTCTTCCAAGGTTTTTCAGTCAAGGATGATATGGCATGGGCGAAAAAGCTATTTGGTTATTCGCTCATTTACTTAACAGTAATGTGTGCAGCCATGGTTATTAGCGCTATTTTGGTTCACTTATAA
- a CDS encoding AAA family ATPase, whose product MKPIHLKLSGLNSYRDLQEIDFETLCEAGLFGIFGPTGSGKSTILDAITLALYGQVVRTGGGSHPQEVLNQLESRLFVSFTFELGSASQRQRFTIEREFGLNKNGNRKQPEVRLIQHGLLDDEQDQVLESKATAATSMIEKLVGLTIHDFTRAVVLPQGQFSKFLTLKGSERNEMLQRIFHLHEYGEKLMYRVKEQIDSNKLSLHQLEVEEARLGDASKEAVEAATQDARVLEQEYEKAAQIQNALLNQKNEWEQIRKWQFELEEIHQQLTELEEQAQQIMLRKKEIAKLEASVSLYPLVQKESQAIKLWEEAKQQLLTKRVEREQVELRSKEAEQVSQQTQQRLRQEEPQLIQQRIELQQAAEWEQEIAKLAQEIGQYQAEIRLLQQQIHQDDSLLSALDQQRAVAAQDLQKLDAEWQQISLSTEERKAIRAMQQAKTAFVQEEQRFISAEREVTELSQKVQLGQTRLREAENLYIKAHGRSTETETSLGEIEAQPIKSEEDITRLREQLVDVKRIGIDWRSFEKKQGDWELKWTEWTALHADVTKRLQQAEQTLQHIETKRKTTQEQIKEWETDWSSWQQTNMAHTLRLQLRANEECPVCGSTHHPYEDVDEETGNILQTKIQTTSLQQQEIALRERRVHLDHLLEQAEQEWKSASEACQQMRVELAGLLERKDSLQKENTQIEQDLQYMKQQLIQLGEEWIVASVDELGGKFKHVSQEVKELSEQRHHFVKQLDELQKLLREQRDEELEKKVQQEKITTWLESQQEQLQQANQRLLDSKQALLTAEQQLDELRGEIPRDQIEACHSRMEKMEQRQEELRTLRVNLEKTLEELQHQKQAKVEQRGEKQARLTALQQRYEDREAQYKERQERWQLRTQGRPANELLQSLARNLQELHAAAEQADALKLQLTNERQQLVESLVALEETNLQLTKQAKELELEVEQALSHAVFADRETVYENYERRAFLEPYQAEVESYQKQLTELSYAKTRLIESLANRSVSEQAWNELYASFTTGEQRLSECRESLTLAKEKLLTVQQNHEKWKKIEKEFGAVIDEQSRLEELRKLFEGKAFVQYIAEEKMMTIARDATYHLGRMTKGRYALEIGDGGEFVLRDEAAGGLRRAVNTLSGGETFLTALALALALSVEIQMRGGRLEFFFLDEGFGTLDPELLEVVLDALEKLRMSQFTIGLISHVPELKLRMPRRLVITPAEPLGSGSRIHMEME is encoded by the coding sequence ATGAAACCTATTCACTTGAAACTATCAGGATTAAATAGTTATCGGGATTTGCAAGAGATTGATTTTGAAACGTTATGTGAAGCGGGATTGTTTGGTATTTTTGGCCCTACTGGTAGCGGTAAGTCAACCATTTTAGACGCGATTACGTTGGCGTTATATGGACAGGTTGTTCGTACAGGCGGAGGTTCACATCCACAAGAGGTTTTAAATCAATTGGAGTCACGGTTGTTTGTCTCTTTTACCTTTGAATTAGGAAGCGCGAGCCAGCGACAACGATTTACCATCGAGAGGGAGTTTGGTCTCAATAAAAACGGTAATCGAAAGCAACCGGAAGTTCGTTTAATTCAACATGGATTACTTGATGATGAACAAGATCAGGTGCTGGAGTCTAAAGCCACAGCGGCTACATCTATGATTGAAAAGCTAGTGGGTTTGACCATTCACGATTTCACACGAGCGGTTGTGTTGCCACAAGGTCAATTCTCTAAGTTTTTGACCTTAAAAGGCAGTGAGCGAAACGAAATGCTCCAGCGTATTTTCCATTTGCATGAGTATGGCGAAAAGCTGATGTACCGAGTTAAAGAACAGATTGATAGCAATAAATTGTCTCTGCATCAATTAGAAGTGGAAGAAGCACGACTAGGGGATGCCAGCAAGGAAGCTGTTGAAGCGGCGACTCAGGATGCAAGAGTATTAGAGCAAGAGTATGAGAAAGCGGCGCAAATCCAAAATGCTTTGTTGAATCAAAAGAATGAATGGGAACAAATTCGCAAGTGGCAGTTCGAATTGGAAGAAATTCACCAACAACTGACAGAGCTTGAAGAGCAGGCTCAACAAATCATGTTGCGAAAAAAGGAGATAGCTAAGCTGGAGGCCTCTGTTTCCCTTTATCCATTGGTGCAGAAGGAAAGTCAGGCGATAAAGCTATGGGAGGAAGCTAAGCAACAGTTGCTTACTAAAAGAGTGGAGCGGGAGCAAGTCGAGCTGCGTAGTAAAGAGGCAGAACAAGTAAGCCAACAAACCCAGCAGCGTTTGCGACAAGAAGAGCCACAGCTAATCCAACAGCGAATCGAATTGCAACAAGCCGCAGAGTGGGAGCAAGAAATAGCAAAATTAGCTCAGGAGATCGGTCAATATCAGGCAGAGATTCGTTTATTACAGCAACAGATACATCAGGATGATTCTTTGCTATCAGCACTTGATCAGCAAAGAGCAGTAGCCGCTCAAGACTTGCAAAAGCTTGATGCAGAATGGCAACAGATCTCGTTGAGCACAGAGGAACGCAAGGCGATTCGTGCGATGCAACAGGCTAAGACTGCTTTTGTTCAGGAAGAGCAACGCTTTATAAGCGCCGAGCGTGAAGTAACCGAACTATCTCAAAAGGTACAGCTTGGTCAAACCCGATTAAGAGAAGCGGAGAACTTATATATAAAAGCTCATGGAAGAAGTACAGAGACCGAAACATCGTTGGGTGAAATAGAAGCTCAGCCGATCAAAAGTGAAGAAGACATTACTCGGTTACGTGAACAGCTAGTAGATGTAAAACGTATCGGCATTGATTGGCGTAGCTTTGAAAAAAAACAGGGCGATTGGGAATTAAAATGGACCGAATGGACTGCTTTGCATGCTGATGTAACAAAGAGATTACAGCAGGCAGAACAGACGCTGCAACACATAGAAACCAAGAGGAAGACTACTCAGGAACAGATAAAAGAGTGGGAGACAGATTGGTCTTCTTGGCAACAAACTAACATGGCTCATACGCTACGTTTACAGTTAAGAGCTAATGAAGAGTGCCCGGTATGTGGATCGACTCATCATCCTTATGAGGATGTAGATGAGGAGACAGGCAATATATTGCAGACAAAAATCCAAACAACTTCGCTACAACAGCAGGAAATCGCTCTACGTGAGCGTCGTGTTCATTTAGATCACCTGCTGGAACAGGCGGAACAAGAATGGAAGAGTGCTTCGGAAGCTTGCCAGCAGATGAGAGTTGAGCTGGCTGGTTTATTGGAACGAAAAGATTCCTTGCAAAAGGAAAACACACAGATCGAGCAAGACTTGCAATATATGAAACAGCAACTAATTCAATTGGGCGAAGAGTGGATTGTAGCGTCTGTTGATGAATTGGGCGGGAAGTTCAAACATGTGAGCCAGGAAGTAAAAGAACTCTCAGAACAACGCCACCATTTTGTGAAACAGCTAGATGAATTACAAAAGCTTCTGCGTGAACAACGTGATGAAGAATTAGAAAAGAAGGTTCAACAAGAAAAGATTACCACCTGGTTAGAAAGTCAACAGGAGCAATTGCAACAAGCCAATCAGCGTCTATTGGACAGTAAACAGGCCTTGTTAACGGCAGAACAGCAATTGGATGAGCTTCGGGGTGAAATACCACGTGACCAGATTGAAGCATGCCACTCTAGAATGGAAAAGATGGAGCAGAGACAGGAGGAACTGCGTACACTACGCGTGAATCTGGAAAAGACGCTAGAGGAATTACAACATCAAAAGCAAGCCAAAGTAGAACAGCGTGGGGAAAAGCAAGCGAGATTAACAGCGCTACAGCAGCGCTATGAGGATCGAGAGGCACAGTATAAAGAGAGACAAGAACGATGGCAGTTACGTACTCAAGGTAGGCCGGCTAATGAACTATTGCAGTCGTTGGCACGAAATTTACAGGAGCTACACGCAGCAGCAGAACAAGCAGATGCTCTAAAACTTCAGCTAACGAATGAGCGACAACAGTTGGTAGAATCATTGGTTGCATTGGAAGAAACAAATTTACAGCTTACGAAGCAAGCAAAGGAATTGGAATTGGAAGTGGAACAAGCTTTATCACATGCTGTATTTGCTGATCGGGAGACCGTCTATGAAAATTATGAGCGACGAGCTTTTTTGGAGCCTTATCAAGCAGAAGTAGAAAGCTACCAAAAACAGCTAACGGAATTGTCATATGCCAAGACACGTTTGATCGAATCTCTTGCTAATCGTTCTGTAAGCGAGCAGGCTTGGAATGAGCTATATGCCTCCTTTACAACAGGAGAGCAACGGTTGTCTGAATGTAGGGAATCGTTAACGCTGGCCAAAGAAAAACTTCTAACCGTGCAACAAAATCACGAGAAATGGAAAAAAATAGAGAAAGAATTCGGTGCAGTCATTGATGAACAGAGCCGTTTAGAAGAGTTAAGAAAGCTGTTTGAAGGAAAAGCATTTGTTCAATATATTGCTGAAGAAAAGATGATGACGATTGCCCGTGATGCTACCTATCATTTAGGACGTATGACTAAAGGACGTTATGCACTGGAAATTGGAGATGGTGGAGAGTTCGTATTGCGTGATGAAGCAGCAGGTGGACTGCGCAGAGCCGTTAACACCTTATCCGGAGGGGAAACATTCTTAACAGCATTAGCCCTAGCCTTGGCCTTATCAGTTGAAATTCAAATGCGTGGAGGTCGTTTGGAGTTTTTCTTTTTAGATGAAGGGTTTGGAACACTAGATCCTGAGCTACTAGAAGTTGTGTTAGATGCTTTAGAAAAACTAAGAATGAGTCAATTTACAATTGGACTAATTAGTCACGTACCGGAATTAAAATTGCGTATGCCGCGACGACTTGTTATTACCCCTGCTGAACCGCTTGGATCTGGTAGTCGCATTCATATGGAGATGGAATAG
- the addB gene encoding helicase-exonuclease AddAB subunit AddB, producing the protein MAVQFLLGRAGTGKTAAIYTDVMNRLDEERMGPPLIYLVPEQSTFQEEYQFINLPGYSGHIRAQVLSFGRLSYRILQEVGGLTTLPIDERGKQMVLRLLLERHQDELKVFHRSALQPGFAEELVQMISECKKYSVSLDMLEQLQIENATLQHKLHDLLLIMRAYEDYVTDKYFDSDELYSTVANKLAQSSFIADAEIWIDGFSGFTKQEYALIEQLMYCAKQVNIALCIDPQDRMKPLDDLSHFYPTMETYQKLLEIAMRGNIPIEEPRLFEHDHRFTDSPWLAQVEQKYFDWKKPAVLPSPKHVDEVKLFTAANRRAEVQAVALQILALARDYGYRYRDMAVLLREMGTYSEEIAHVFTSYNIPYFLDQKRTVSHHPLIEFIRSSLEVISRNWRYDAIFRCLKTDLLSPLDQPLSQSRAEIDLLENYVLSYGIQGYYWSMDEWGFHGTNTLYEPIEPIRQRYAKPLKTFETEMKVACKAGVRQMATALYEFLQVQNVPIKLEEWQKQAELEGDLEAVREHEQVYNDVMDLLDQIVEVMGDEQMELVTFARIIDTGLDSIRLALVPPSLDQVVIGSMERSRQPDVKALFLMGANEGVIPLRPKEEGILNEAEREKLEKAGIELAPTAKRKLMNEQYLLYRAMTRPSERLWVSCSLADEEGKALLPSSLYEEMKKTLPGLTIGYFHNEPTAQPQLDIGLLGRPRQVFSHLLTLIRQLKKGIPLPPFWWEVYDWFLEHSEDEKREKWLLSGLVYQNRAYPLSKEISRSLYGSEIRVSVSRLERFQACAYSHFSSHGLRLSERQMYRLERFDVGELFHASLKMAVEQMNKQQVNWSDMTEQGSMKLADQVVEELVPQTRSSILQRTARYRYVTKKLKRAVGRAISVLSEHARRSHFAPIGLEIAFGPGGEIPGLTLELEDGIKLHLLGRIDRIDHSVGTETEFLRVIDYKSGPKALVLSDVWNGLNLQLLVYLDVAVSNAEQWVGKQAEVGGVFYYQVADPFVAAKQMLSAEQVEAERQNKLKMKGLMLADPQLARLMDNQTESGNSDLLPFGIKKDGSFTQYSSVASKEQFDLLQKFVRKCIVKLGRRLTDGDISIAPYLQGPRLACQTCAYKSVCQFDSLLEGNQPRLLSKKTDKEVWELIREEVYEQDEGREVGA; encoded by the coding sequence TTGGCTGTACAGTTTTTATTAGGTCGGGCAGGTACTGGCAAGACGGCTGCGATCTATACTGATGTAATGAATAGGCTCGATGAGGAACGGATGGGTCCCCCTCTAATCTACTTGGTTCCAGAGCAATCTACTTTTCAGGAGGAATATCAATTCATTAACCTACCTGGGTACTCTGGTCATATCAGAGCACAGGTGTTAAGCTTTGGCCGACTTTCCTACCGAATCTTACAAGAGGTGGGGGGACTGACGACGCTACCTATTGATGAACGCGGTAAGCAGATGGTGTTGCGTCTATTATTAGAACGTCATCAGGATGAATTAAAGGTATTTCATCGTTCCGCCTTGCAACCAGGATTCGCTGAAGAATTAGTACAAATGATCAGTGAGTGTAAAAAGTATAGTGTCAGTCTGGACATGCTAGAGCAGTTACAGATAGAGAATGCAACCCTACAACATAAATTACATGATTTGTTATTGATCATGCGTGCATATGAAGACTATGTTACAGATAAATATTTTGATAGTGATGAACTATATTCTACAGTTGCTAACAAGCTAGCTCAATCTAGTTTTATCGCAGATGCAGAGATTTGGATTGATGGATTTAGTGGTTTTACAAAACAGGAATATGCTTTGATTGAGCAATTGATGTACTGCGCTAAACAAGTAAATATCGCTTTATGTATAGACCCACAGGATCGGATGAAACCGCTAGATGATCTCTCACATTTTTATCCAACAATGGAAACGTATCAAAAGCTACTAGAGATTGCGATGCGAGGTAATATTCCAATTGAGGAGCCACGTTTGTTTGAGCATGACCATCGTTTTACTGATAGTCCATGGCTTGCACAGGTGGAACAAAAGTATTTTGACTGGAAAAAGCCCGCTGTATTACCTTCACCTAAGCATGTGGACGAGGTAAAGCTGTTTACAGCCGCCAATCGCAGAGCTGAGGTACAAGCTGTCGCTCTACAAATTTTGGCGTTAGCACGTGATTATGGCTACAGGTATCGTGATATGGCTGTGCTTTTACGAGAAATGGGAACGTATTCCGAAGAAATTGCGCATGTATTTACGAGCTATAACATTCCATATTTCCTTGATCAAAAGAGAACAGTAAGTCATCATCCTCTGATTGAATTTATTCGTTCATCTCTTGAGGTTATCTCTAGAAATTGGCGATATGATGCCATTTTTCGTTGTTTAAAAACAGACCTGCTGTCTCCGCTAGATCAGCCGCTTAGCCAATCGAGAGCAGAGATTGATTTACTAGAAAACTACGTGCTGAGTTATGGTATTCAGGGATATTATTGGTCCATGGATGAGTGGGGGTTTCACGGAACAAATACTTTATACGAACCAATTGAACCTATACGTCAACGATATGCAAAGCCACTTAAAACGTTTGAGACTGAGATGAAAGTGGCTTGCAAAGCAGGTGTTCGCCAAATGGCAACAGCCTTATATGAATTTTTACAGGTGCAAAATGTTCCTATTAAATTGGAAGAATGGCAGAAGCAGGCTGAATTAGAAGGAGATTTAGAAGCTGTCCGTGAGCATGAGCAGGTATACAATGATGTGATGGATTTATTGGATCAGATCGTAGAAGTAATGGGCGATGAACAAATGGAGCTTGTTACATTTGCTCGGATTATTGATACAGGTCTGGATAGTATTCGTCTTGCCTTGGTTCCTCCTTCGCTGGATCAAGTGGTTATTGGGTCCATGGAGCGCTCCCGTCAACCTGACGTAAAAGCATTGTTTTTGATGGGAGCAAATGAAGGTGTAATTCCACTACGTCCCAAAGAAGAAGGGATTCTAAACGAGGCGGAACGAGAAAAGCTGGAAAAGGCAGGCATTGAACTAGCACCTACGGCGAAGCGAAAACTAATGAACGAACAATATCTCCTCTATCGTGCTATGACACGTCCATCCGAGAGATTATGGGTTAGTTGCTCGCTAGCTGATGAAGAAGGCAAAGCCTTGTTACCATCGAGCCTGTATGAAGAGATGAAAAAGACCTTACCTGGTCTTACGATTGGTTATTTTCATAATGAACCAACTGCCCAACCACAGCTAGATATAGGTTTGCTGGGGAGACCAAGACAGGTGTTTAGTCATTTACTTACGCTAATTCGTCAATTAAAAAAAGGGATTCCGCTTCCGCCATTTTGGTGGGAGGTCTATGACTGGTTCCTGGAGCATTCGGAAGATGAAAAGCGGGAGAAATGGCTATTATCGGGGCTGGTGTATCAGAATCGCGCTTATCCGCTCTCGAAAGAAATTAGTCGTTCCTTGTACGGAAGTGAGATTCGGGTAAGTGTTTCCCGTTTAGAACGATTCCAAGCCTGTGCTTATTCTCATTTTTCCTCTCATGGCTTGCGGTTAAGTGAACGTCAAATGTACCGTCTAGAAAGATTTGATGTTGGTGAACTTTTTCATGCTTCTTTAAAAATGGCAGTGGAGCAGATGAACAAACAGCAGGTCAATTGGAGCGATATGACGGAACAAGGTAGCATGAAGCTGGCTGATCAGGTTGTGGAAGAGCTTGTTCCACAAACGAGAAGCAGTATTTTGCAACGAACCGCTCGTTATCGTTATGTAACGAAGAAATTAAAACGTGCTGTTGGGCGTGCGATCTCTGTACTGAGTGAACATGCAAGACGAAGTCATTTTGCGCCTATTGGTCTGGAAATTGCCTTTGGACCTGGTGGAGAAATTCCGGGTCTGACTCTAGAGCTGGAGGATGGAATCAAACTGCATTTGTTAGGTAGAATAGATCGAATCGATCACTCTGTTGGAACAGAAACCGAATTTTTGCGAGTGATTGACTATAAATCAGGCCCGAAAGCCCTTGTTTTGTCTGATGTGTGGAATGGATTGAATCTCCAATTGCTCGTATATCTGGATGTCGCTGTGAGCAATGCTGAGCAGTGGGTAGGCAAGCAGGCTGAGGTAGGTGGTGTCTTCTATTATCAGGTAGCTGATCCGTTCGTTGCAGCCAAACAGATGTTATCAGCTGAACAGGTGGAAGCGGAACGGCAGAATAAGCTGAAAATGAAGGGACTTATGTTAGCAGACCCACAATTAGCACGCTTAATGGATAACCAAACGGAATCAGGTAATTCCGATCTACTTCCGTTTGGGATAAAAAAAGATGGTAGCTTCACTCAATATTCATCAGTAGCTTCCAAGGAGCAGTTTGACCTCCTACAGAAATTTGTGCGGAAGTGTATTGTGAAGTTAGGTAGACGATTAACGGATGGAGATATAAGTATTGCACCGTATTTGCAAGGGCCAAGACTTGCATGTCAGACTTGTGCGTATAAGTCAGTTTGCCAGTTTGATAGTTTATTGGAAGGCAATCAGCCACGTTTATTAAGTAAAAAGACTGATAAGGAAGTTTGGGAATTAATTCGTGAAGAAGTCTACGAACAAGACGAGGGAAGGGAGGTAGGAGCATGA
- a CDS encoding GNAT family N-acetyltransferase translates to MITDYPVLVTERLMLLHLSLHQADDLFEIFSKEETTHHVPRKIHKSKLDTVLYLEKRMADCAEKKAFIWAIYHRESGKTIGVAGLFQYADKEKSASLGAVLHPDYRGKGMTFESLRAVMAYGFKEIGLVRMEGKCEATNTLSERVMQRLGMVYEGTLRKNVLIKGELRDSKVYSVLQDEYKEDDHASSSNNSLT, encoded by the coding sequence ATGATAACCGACTACCCTGTTCTCGTAACCGAACGGCTCATGCTCCTCCATTTATCCTTACATCAAGCCGATGACCTATTTGAAATCTTTTCAAAGGAAGAAACTACACATCACGTGCCTAGAAAAATCCATAAAAGTAAATTGGATACTGTTTTGTACTTAGAGAAACGCATGGCAGATTGCGCGGAGAAAAAAGCATTCATTTGGGCGATCTACCATCGAGAATCTGGTAAAACCATTGGAGTGGCCGGCCTTTTCCAATATGCAGATAAAGAAAAAAGCGCTTCATTAGGTGCAGTCCTACATCCTGACTATCGTGGAAAAGGAATGACATTCGAATCGCTTAGAGCTGTAATGGCTTATGGTTTTAAAGAAATTGGACTCGTGAGAATGGAAGGTAAATGCGAAGCAACCAACACTCTATCTGAACGTGTCATGCAAAGATTGGGGATGGTTTATGAAGGAACATTGCGTAAAAATGTGTTAATCAAAGGGGAATTGCGTGATTCTAAGGTATACTCCGTTTTACAGGACGAATACAAGGAAGATGATCATGCTTCTTCATCTAATAATTCGTTAACCTAA
- a CDS encoding exonuclease SbcCD subunit D: protein MRILHTADWHFGRLLEGRDRRIEQAAFVDELCQIVEDKQIDLVVIAGDVYDSVNPPAWAEELYYEALERLSAEGKRGVVVIAGNHDQPERVRAASPLAHKHGIVLLGLPKEQPLLTKVDTSADKVRIIDGGPSWFEIAIPGVEHTAVVVALSYPSEARLKELVSESFTPEQMQQAFSERIKDLLHDLASHFREDTVNIMTSHLFAMGGLETDSERPIQIGGTHTVSLNAFPPQADYVALGHLHRLQKLSETPLIRYSGSPLSYSFSEAGQSKAVVMVEIIPGQQPTEEIIYLKCGRTLARWKATGGIAEVEKWLEEGKDADCWIDLEIHVDDVIDPAEFQRIRKLSDNFVKVQRVLVASTEQEKQEIEKREELNPVQLFTRFYERKRGTSPDEQVIQLFSRLMITSDAETKKQPGGDE, encoded by the coding sequence ATGCGCATTTTGCATACAGCAGACTGGCACTTCGGCAGATTGCTAGAAGGTCGGGATAGACGAATAGAACAAGCGGCTTTTGTAGACGAACTATGCCAGATTGTTGAGGACAAGCAAATAGATTTAGTAGTGATTGCAGGTGATGTGTATGACTCTGTAAACCCACCTGCGTGGGCGGAGGAGCTTTATTATGAAGCCTTAGAAAGATTGTCAGCAGAAGGTAAGCGCGGGGTAGTCGTTATTGCAGGTAATCACGACCAACCAGAACGGGTGCGCGCTGCTTCGCCACTGGCTCATAAGCATGGAATTGTGTTGCTCGGATTACCTAAGGAACAACCCTTGCTTACTAAAGTTGATACATCGGCAGATAAAGTAAGAATAATTGATGGCGGACCATCCTGGTTTGAAATTGCGATTCCAGGAGTAGAGCATACAGCCGTAGTTGTGGCTTTATCATATCCTTCAGAAGCACGATTAAAGGAATTAGTTAGTGAAAGCTTTACACCAGAGCAAATGCAACAAGCATTTAGCGAGAGAATCAAAGATCTTTTGCATGATTTAGCTAGCCATTTTCGTGAGGATACTGTCAATATCATGACGAGCCATCTGTTTGCTATGGGTGGACTTGAAACCGATTCGGAGCGTCCGATACAGATTGGGGGGACGCATACAGTTTCACTGAATGCATTCCCTCCGCAAGCAGATTATGTTGCATTAGGTCACTTGCACCGCTTGCAAAAATTGAGTGAAACACCTTTGATTCGCTATAGTGGTTCACCGTTATCGTACAGCTTTTCGGAAGCAGGACAAAGCAAGGCGGTAGTGATGGTTGAGATTATTCCAGGTCAACAACCGACAGAAGAAATTATTTATTTGAAATGCGGTCGAACCTTGGCAAGATGGAAGGCGACTGGCGGAATAGCAGAAGTAGAAAAGTGGTTAGAAGAAGGTAAAGATGCAGATTGTTGGATTGATTTAGAAATTCACGTGGATGATGTGATTGATCCCGCAGAGTTTCAGCGTATACGCAAGTTGAGCGATAACTTTGTAAAAGTACAGCGTGTGCTTGTTGCTTCCACAGAGCAAGAGAAGCAGGAAATTGAAAAACGCGAGGAATTGAATCCTGTACAGCTTTTTACTCGTTTTTATGAACGTAAGCGTGGAACATCGCCGGATGAACAGGTTATCCAGTTATTTTCCCGTTTGATGATAACCTCTGATGCTGAGACAAAGAAACAGCCAGGAGGAGATGAATAA
- a CDS encoding COX15/CtaA family protein — MDKNVKRLAILSTVVMFIVMIAGSLVTKTNSGLGCGNDWPLCNGKFVPSYALESIIEYVHRLTTGLAGIVVVVFSIYSIYKYKGNKEVLGLAIFGMFFIVVESILGASAVIWPQSSPVLALHFGFSLLAYTGVFMLTMFVINHERLQKLIKGTVDKGFGLYVWMVSVYAYGVVYLGAYVRHTGSSLGCSGWPLCNGKLIPELSGQVGVQFLHRVAAAVLVLLIIGIYVYAARHYKESRKDIYTCSKLALGLVILQVLSGGLVVFANLELYATLIHSAIITVFFGILCYLGLQTLKRPS, encoded by the coding sequence ATGGACAAAAATGTAAAACGATTAGCGATCCTCTCGACTGTTGTTATGTTTATCGTGATGATTGCTGGTTCTTTAGTAACCAAAACTAACTCTGGTCTTGGCTGTGGAAATGATTGGCCACTGTGTAATGGGAAGTTTGTTCCCTCGTATGCTTTGGAGTCAATCATTGAATACGTTCATCGATTAACAACCGGTCTAGCGGGAATTGTAGTGGTTGTCTTTTCTATTTACTCCATTTATAAATACAAAGGTAATAAAGAAGTATTAGGACTAGCAATATTCGGAATGTTTTTTATTGTAGTAGAATCTATTCTTGGTGCCTCTGCTGTCATCTGGCCACAATCTTCACCTGTCTTAGCTCTACATTTTGGCTTTTCTTTGCTCGCATATACAGGAGTATTTATGCTCACTATGTTTGTTATTAACCATGAACGTCTTCAGAAACTAATTAAGGGAACTGTAGATAAAGGCTTTGGTTTATATGTGTGGATGGTAAGTGTATACGCTTACGGGGTTGTGTATCTGGGTGCCTATGTACGTCATACAGGCTCCAGCTTGGGCTGTTCAGGCTGGCCGCTTTGTAATGGGAAGCTAATTCCGGAATTGAGCGGTCAGGTGGGTGTTCAGTTTTTACATAGGGTGGCTGCTGCTGTATTGGTGCTACTAATTATCGGAATTTATGTATATGCTGCCAGACATTATAAAGAATCACGTAAAGATATTTATACCTGTTCTAAGCTAGCGCTGGGATTGGTTATTCTCCAAGTGCTTAGTGGGGGATTAGTGGTATTTGCTAATTTAGAATTATATGCTACTTTGATCCATTCTGCCATCATTACAGTATTTTTTGGAATACTATGTTATTTAGGTTTACAGACATTGAAGAGGCCATCCTAA